TTTATTAAGTTCTTCTACTGTCCAACGTGCAGTTCTCTAATTAACTTGAAGAAAAATTATCCGCAGAACCAGAACACATCCGCTCTGTGTCGTGTTCTCTGAAGTCGCTGCTGATTTTCGAGCTTACACAACTGTCTGAGGTGTTCACTGTGAGAAATGTACAGTGGAAAGAGGAAGACTGATGGGGTGCGTTTACCTTCCCATCATGCATCACACAACCCCGAATTTAGGAGCTTGTATCAGAAAACACACAGAACCAACACGACTAATGATGAGCGATGCGAAGAAGAAAAACTCTGAAGCGTACACAGGCATGTATAATACACAAAGTACATCACTGTTTAAGTAGGAAAAGTAATGTGAGTGTGAGTAGGAAAAGTAACTGAACACAGTGTGATACTGAAAACAGTCTGATACTGAACACAGTCCATCACGGAACACAGTCTGATACTGAACACAGTCCATCACTGAACACAGTCTGATACTGAACACAGTCCATCACTGAATGCAGTCTGATACTGAACACAGTCCATCACAGAACACAGTCTGATACTGAACACAAACTGATACTGAACACAGTCCATCATTGAACACAGTCTGATACTGAACACAGTCCATCACAGAACACAGTCTGATACTGAACACAAACTGATACTGAACACAGTCCATCATTGAACACAGTCTGATACTGAACACAGTCCATCACTGAACACAGTCTGATACTGAACACAGTCCACCACTGAATGCAGTCTGATACTGAACACAAACTGATACTGAACACAGTCAATCACTGAGCACAGTCCATCACAGAACACAGTCTGATACTGAACACAGTCCATCACAGAACACAGTCTGATACTGAACACAGTCCATCACAGAACACAGTCTAATGCTGAACACACTTTGATACTGAACACAGTCAATCACTGAGCACAGTCTGATACTGAACACAGTCCATCACAGAACACAGTCCATCACTGAACACAGTCTGATACTGAACACAGTCCATCACAGAACACAGTCTAATACTGAACACACTCTGATACTGAACACAGTCAATCACTGAGCACAGTCTGATACTGAACACAGTCCATCACAGAACACAGTCTGATACTGAACACAGTCTGATACTGAACACAGTCAATCACTGAACATACTCTGATACTGAACACAGTCTGATACTGAACACAGTCCACCACTCAACACAGTCTGATACTCAACACAGTCCATCACAGAACACAGTCTGATACTGAACACAGTCCACCACTCAACACAGTCTGATACTGAACACAGTCAGTCACAGAACACAGTCCATCACAGAACACAGTCTGATACTGAACACAGTCTGATACTGAACACAGCCTGATACTGAACACAGTCCACCACTGAACATCGTCTGATACTGAACACACTCCATCACTAAACATAGTCTGATACTGAACACAATCCGTCACTGAACACAGTCTGATACTGAACACAGTCCACCACTGAATATCGTCTGATACTGAACACAGTCCATCACTGAACACAGTCCAACAGTGAATACTGTCCATCACTGAACACAGTCTAGCACTGAATGCAGTCTGGTTCTGAGCACAGTCTCTCACTGAATGCTGTCCAACATTAAAGACAGTTCTTCATTGAGCAGAGTCCAGAACTGAATGCAATCTTTCACTGAACACTTGTCGGCACTGAACACAGTCTGGTTCTGAACACCAAACATAATCCTGCACAGAACAGAGTACAGAACTGAACACACTCTGACACTGAACACTGTTCAGCACTGTTGTTTATATCACTTGCATAACAGTGAGAATTCGAATTTAAAACAAACCTCTCAAACCTgatctcataaaaaaaaaaaattcagactaATTAGACTGAATAAAGCTGATATGGTTGCATTGCATTCAATTTAATATAGATTTAATATGAATGTTAATTCCACCCAATTCTAATTttaattctaatttatttagatttaataAATGCCCTGCTCCTGATTatatttctgattgtagaaTTGCCCCAAAGTCTAACCCTACTTCTAATTCGACTTTTATTTGATTGAATATAAACTTAGCATGAAAGCTAAACCTGTCTAAATCTACCTTCATAACTGGCGGACTTGGTaactttttaaagttttaaaaactcaacacagtgattgtgttaaatgtgtaaaatcgtgaccctttttttttgtatgttgtttttcaaagaaagaaataaacagcattTCGTTCTTTcataatgtgttttgttttttgtttttttgtatacaATTTTATGACTCATCAGAGACAAAGGAGTTTCATAAAGGACAGGAAGCTTGGGGTGACTCCAAGTGCTAAAGGGGTCTCAAGGAAACATAAATTGcccatgaaaatgaaaatgatccGGCACAGGCATCTAATGCGTTTCCCTGTCAGAGGcttaaatgttttatgtaaCATTATGTCTGAGACGTCAGAGTGGAAAGAACATCTGTGCACACGAATGAATTTGTGTAAAATGTAGAATTATTTGATGCAAAAAGATTACAGATTTGATGCACAAACATATAGTATGTAGTCTACAATATAATCTACAGTACAATCTATTTATCAATTACTGTTATTGCAGCCTGTAGTTTtctctttcacatttttctgaGCCTTTAATCTGCTCTATCGGACAGTTTTGACAAAGGAACAATAAGGAGACATTTCTATTAAATTTGATCCAATGTTATGAGAAAAGGATATTGCTCTGTGATGccaaaacctgtgtgtgtgagagagagagaattgaggCAGTGAAAACTGACGTGAGAAGTGAGTTGGTCAGCTGTAGGTATGTCCCTACTTTTTGCTGAAGTGTGCAAAATCGAGCAGGTTATTTCCTGGTCTTAGATTGCGTCCTGTAACATGACCGGCCCTGTTATCAACAGCAAGCCTAAAATGTGACTCGCAAAACAACAAGACAAgcgttataaaaaataaaattttaaaaacacccAACTTGTCATGGCTACTTTATCAGGTTCATATGGGCACACTGCTATTAAAGTGTTTAGCGTGAGGGCGGAGATCCCGCTTATATTGTTGGCTCACAGCATATTAGTTTTCAACTTGTTTACATACAGGTCCACTTTAGGAAATTCCACTTTGGAGAAGAGCCCggaaggatggatgatggatgtgTGCTGCAATATTAAAGCTCAAAGTTCAGCTGACGGGGTAAAAACGGAGATGGCAAGGCTTTAAATCTTCTGAATGTGGAGGTGTAAGGTTCAAACTCTTAACAAAGAGCTACAGCACTTACAACAGGAGCCATTATGTTAACACAACAACACGCATACATTACACTGATTGACACCAGAAGGCAGGAGCCTGGTCATCtgtgcgtgtgcatgcgtgtgtggtGGGGGGTTGACACTAGGCACTAGGTGTCATTCACCTAATCAGCTGAAGTGCTATTGAGCTTCTCTCGTCCATCTGCTTGGACATTTTCAGACAACACAGAGTCAAATCCTCCCCAAACTCATCAATTTATCCTTTTATATATCCTCCATttcctttatacacacacacacacacacacacacacacacacacacacacatatacactgctGCACAGGTTTCTAGTGGAAGTCTGAAACATTCAGAATGCGTTCTGTAATTATACACCCACATCTTCATATGATTGCTTGAAATCACATTGTTAAGCTTCATAATCTGGGTTgggtatataaaaaaaaatcgggTAAGATACAGTAGACATCTGTTCATTCTATTAGTAATTAGCTCTGGTGCAAAATTAAGATGTCAGACGTTGAATAATCATTGTCTTATCTACTATTCTGTGGCTAAGCTGGAAAATGATCTGATTATAATTGATTATTTACCAAACTATCCCTTTACTGTATTCACTGAATTTCAGTAACTAAGACCAcctagaaggaaaaaaaaaataaaaatcacaattcCCATTTGGACTAAATCCAAATCAGTCTTCTTCTTGTAACATGCTTTAAAATCCAGTCGATCttatatttgttcatttcagtgatgatgaatgtaaacatttcaaatggaccccaaaaaacatttctttctgTTGAGCCTTTTACTGGAACCCTTTGCAGAaacgtatttttaaaaaataataataaactctaCACGGAACTGTTGTAGGtttccccaaaaaacaaactgatGGCTGTTTTTCTAACAGTGTTGTACAAAACAAATAGACAGATCCAACAATAGCAATAGTGTCTTTTTATACAATGTCAGTAGGTTGTGCGCCTGGATGCATGCAATTTAGCTTAAAAGCAGATGGTCCGTTTGTTGTCCAGACTCCGAGGTTTGTTTTTGTCCAAGCACAACACAACACTCACCTGTTCCAGGATGAGGACTGTAGGGTACATAAGCAGTCTGGAACACTTTAACAGACCTCAACCTCATAGAAAACTTATTTGGAACAGCAGGTGGAATACCAAAATAGCcctgaaaatacattttaactCTTGTCAGTGGAAAGCCAGCTTCCTGGAGAAAATAAATAGTCTTATatgtcattttttcccctaatgCTTGGTTATGCCCTCATACCCTTTAATAGCCTCAGATCCTGTCATGGGAAAACGCCACCGGTGTCTTCCAAAAAAATAACACCACACTAATCACGCTAGATATTTACCATCTGTCTACTGTTTTATAAAAAAGATCTAACTATTAAACAAAATATGGGATCCGTGGTTTGCTTATGTTTTATACTGTCCATCCAtttagccatccatccatccatccatccatagaCACCCCCATCAACCCTTCCATCCATATAAACAGCCTGTTTATCATCCAGCCATCCAACCATCTGTccatctacagtgagggaaaaaagtatttgatcccctgctgattttgtacgtttgcccactgacaaagaaatgatcagtctataattttaatggtagatttatttgaacagtgagagacagaataacaacaagaaaatccagaaaaacgcatgtcaaaaatgttatcaattgatttgcattttaatgagggaaataagtatttgaccccctctcaatcagaaagatttctggctcccaggtgtcttttatccaggtaacgagctgagattaggagcacactcttaaagggagtgtataaaagacacctgtataaaagacacctgtccacagaagcaatcaatcaatcagattccaaactctccaccatggccaagaccaaagagctctccaaggatgtcagggacaagattgtagacctacacaagtctggaatgggctacaagaccattgccaagcagcttggtgagaaggtgacaacagttggtgcgattattcgcaaatggaagaaacacaaaagaactgtcagtctccctcggcctggggctccatgcaagatctcacctcgtggagttgcaatgatcatgagaacagtgaggaatcagcccagaactacacgggaggatcttgtcaatgatctcaaggcagctgggaccatagtcaccaagaacaCAATTGGtgacacactacgccgtgaaggactgaaatcctgcagcacgcgcaaggtccccctgctcaagaaagcacatatacatgcccgctgaagtttgccaatgaacatctgaatgattcagaggacaactgggtgaaagtgttgtggtcagatgagaccaaaatggagctctttggcatcaactcaactcgccgtgtttggaggaggaggaatgctgcctatgaccccaagaacaccgtccccaccgtcaaacatggaggtggaaacattatgctttgggggtgtttttctgctaaggggacaggacaacttcaccgcatcaaagggacgatagacggggccatgtactgtcaaatcttgggtgagaacctccttccctcagccagggcattgaaaatgggtcgtggatggatattccagcatgacaatgacccaaaacacacggccaaggcaacaaaggagtggctcaagaagaagcacattaaggtcctggagtggcctagccagtctccagaccttaatcccatagaaaatctatGGAGGGAGCTgcaggttcgagttgccaaacgtcagcctcgaaaccttaatgacttggagaagatctgcaaagaggagtgggacaaaacccTCCTGAggtgtgtgcaaacctggtggccaactacaagaaacgtctgacctctgtgattgccaacaagggttttgccaccaagtactaagtcatgttctgcagaggggtcaaatacttatttccctcattaaaatgcaaatcaatttataacatttttgacatgcgtttttctggattttcttgttgttattctgtctctcactgttcaaataaatctaccattaaaattattgactgatcatttctttgtcagtgggcaaacgtacaaaatcagcaggggatcaaatacttttttccctcactgtatactaACCTGATTGCTACTCATTTAtccatgtatccatccatccatacatctctACCAGTATGATtactatacatccatccatctttacCAGACTGCTTCcctaccatccatccatctatttttaCCAGACtgtttccatccatccttcctcccatccttccatccatccatctcagtCTGCTTtcctaccatccatccatccatccatctatttttaTCAGTCTGCTTTCCTACCATCCATTCATCTCTACTGGCCTGATtactattcatccatccattcattcatccatccatccatttctatTGGTCTGACTACCATCCATTTCTTCATCCAGCCatctacctatccatccatctatctcttcCAGCCTGCCTAACATCCATACatcaacagtgctgtgaaaaagtatttgctctcATCCTGatgtcttctgtttttgtgtgtactgtatacaatatgaaatagttttatatctttaaacgaaatgcaacataaaacaaaggcgacctgagtaaacacacaatacatttattattattattattattattattattattattattattattattattattattattattattattattattttaattaaagcaataaaaaagttatccaatcatcaatgtgaaaaacgaattgccgccttaaacttaaaatttggttatgccacctttagcagcaacaCTATGTgggagccatatctccctgcagttctcacctggtttcccactgaagctaagcagagTTAAACCTGGCCAGGATATGGATGGGAGACCACATGTGAAGCGGTAATAGTGAGAGCCTTAAAAATCCTAGGACATTTATGGTAACCCCAGTGTGGAAATTCCCTCCATttgcccttctctatcatgccccctaataatccccatctctggattggttacatcactctctcctctccactaatagctggtgtgtggtaggtgttctggcacactatggtggatgctacacactagtggtgaaTCATGGGAGATGTGCCCCCTCATAccttgtaaagcactttgagtgtctagaaaagtgctatataaatgtaaaaacatacatTAATCTCTACTGGATtgattattattcatccatctatctgtgaGAAAGAGCTCTGTGTGCATTAGGAGATTATGCTTTAGTGTTTGAGACTCTAAAGTCTATTGTTATAGTCTGTTGTTTAATCCCATGCCTTCAGAGATCTGCTGTAGATCCCTTGAGCGAGATCCTGAACCCTGAACCATTCACTTCTGAGTGCGGATTAGATTCTGTCTCACTTGTAAATTCTCCTAATGATGAGCTGAGATGAACTGAGACACTGTTTTCCTTAATGGCCTCTCCGAGGGTACTGTCATTTTATTGATACTGTCATTATATTAACAAACAACGAAGAACAGTATTCtaatagtatttaaaaaaaaaaaaaaaaactcaattacTGGCTCTGTTGTTTTCATCCCCATGTTTCTATGTCGCTGTCAATCATTAGGTTTTTATTTCAGCGGATGTTAATCCCTCATAACTTTCTTTGTCTCagttctttctccctctgttctctctctctctctctctctctctctctcccccatcatTGCTTTACGATGGCCGTGACCTTTTTCAGTGACACTCCACTATCAGCCTCTTATCTCATCCCAAGCTCAACGAAGCGGCCCTTCATGAGGTCACTTCATAGAAGTGGACATTAGAGATAATGTACTTCCTAGTGACTCAGGTGTCCTTTGAACGTTTTCAcaggaagcacacacacacacccacacccacacacacacatacacacacagatctgcGTCAATGCAATAATCTAGCTTTCAGTGTGTGCCATAGAGACGTGGCCATCGTAACAGATGAATATGTGCGTAGGTGGAAAGATTTGTGACAAGACGGAGGCAGGAAGGGTAACAAAAGTggggatatattttttttttactctctctctcttgtgctgTTATCacgagctcacacacacacacaatttctcaaTCCCACTTGCGCTGTATGCTTGTTAGTTCCACTCGAAATGGCAAATGACAAACAATCAGAGGCAGTGGAGCAGTGGCTTAGCAGCCCACAGAaccagcaaaacaaaaacaaacaaggcaATTACTGTAATTCACACTACACCAGTCCTctatgttacacacacacacacacacacacacacacacacacactccatattaAACATGCATGCAGACCCACACTGTGTTAAACACACATTTAGTCCACAGACACTCCATGTtaacacacatgcgcacactgGGGATACTGTCTGTTAAACACCATCATATCTATTCTTATCtcccagtgtttttttttttttaaagaaggaaAATTAATTGTAAATCATTTGAAATAGTGCAGGTTATTAGTGTATAGTTATATCGTTGTACAATTTTCAGGTGGAAATCAGaacaaaagtttgcatccccaaAGTTTCTGGGTgaaaagtatgtgtgtgtatcctaTAACAAGCCGTCAATCCCAAACACGGGGCAAAATTAGCaaaaaatattctaaaagtaagtaaataaataaagttttgccATCACCGTCTGTTTTCAGATTTCTGATATAACAGCTGTGTGAGGAAGAAGGAATGGAGAAGGAAGGGAGATGGAAAGGGAGAAGGAAGGGAGAAGGAAGGGAGATGGAAAGGGAGAAGGAAGGGAGATGGAAAGGGAGAAGGAAGGGAGATGGAAAGGGAGAAGGAAGGGAGAAGGAAAGGGAGAAGGAAGGGGGATGGAAAGGGAGAAGGAAGTGAGATGGAAAGGGAGAAGGAAGGGAGATGGAAAGGGAGAAGGAAGGGAGATGGAAAGGGAGAAGGAAGGGAGAAGGAAAGGGAGAAGGAAGGGGGATGGAAAGGGAGAAGGAAGGGAGAAGgaaatggagaaggaaagggagAAGGAAGGGAGATGGAAAGGGAGAAGGAAGGGAGAAGGAAAGGAGAAGGAAAGGGAGAAGGAAGGGAGAAGGAAGTGAGATGGAAGTGAGATGGAAAGGGAGAAGGAAGTGAGATGGAATTGAGAAGGAAGTGAGATGGAAAGGGAGAAGGAAGTGAGATGGAATTGAGAAGGaagggagaaggaaaggaagaaggaagggagAAGGAAAGGAGAAGGAAAGGGAGAAGGAAGGGAGATGGAAAGGGAGAAGGAAGTGAGATGGAAAGGGAGAAGGAAGGGAGAAGGAAGGGAGAAGGAAATGGAGAAGGAAGTGAGAAGGAATGGTAGAAGGAAGGGAGAAGGAAGGGAGAAGGAAGGGAGAAGGAATGGTAGAAGGAAGGGAGAAGGAAGTCAGCATTTCTGTAACACTCACTGACTACAATTAGTTCCTCACAGACTTTGaaattcagtaaataaaaatgacatcaaATCCTTAGTCCTtcacatgttaaaaaaaaattataaacattttggTGTCCACAATCATGAGTCgttaaaactttaaaatattaaacaaaagaTTTAATAGTAAGTAAAGTTTAAGTAAAGGAACATACAATTTATGTTAATTAACAAATTGCCTACAGTGTACAGTATgaaaatgactataaatcatcaaaaagaaatatttaaaacgtATAGCAATACAAAAGCACCATTAACCCAATGGATTTTAATAAACCTATAGCACCAATACAGCTATAGAATATTTCCAGTGTTCTCTTCTCACTATTCCAAAATTTAGGGATCGTACAAGATAAAATATCTACTACAATCTGAGCGCTATGAGATCTTTTATTAATAAACCTCtttttctttgattattctGGTCAAATTATCTAAAAATTTATCTCCTGAACAGAAACAATGATGTTCCTCACAGACGTCAAAGCATTGTTTGTCTACTCATTGTTTCCAAGTCTGTCTTAAaccatttcttttttaaagctgATAGCACAAATAACGTTTTTTCCCATGTTCACGGGAACCCTATTCAAAAGATTATGGaggaaatatgaaaaatatcTTCTACCGACTGAGCTGTGAGatcttttattaattaaactaTCGTGACATGAGATTTTGATCATATATCTTTATGTAGCAAAGAAAGATTCCACGAAAATCCAGCTAAACCaaatgcatgtaaaaaaaaatatatatatatatatatatatatatatatatatatatatatatatatagtatttcaTTTTTATCGTTATTTCCATGCTCGAATGTTCTGCTTGGCTTTCTGAAATGAAGGCACTGCAGCTGAAATGAgtagtatttgtttttttttttttttaatcggttGCTCAGTGTGGCTCTGATAACCTGCGGCTGAAAGGGGAAGTTGGCAGATGTGTTTAGTTTACTGTCTCTGTGACTGCTTGCTTTTGCCCAAgagccaaacacacactcacacacacacacacacactcacacacacacatttacttagGAGAGAACATCAGATCCATACGCAGCTGCATTGCTCGTTAATGGCAGTGTTGTACCTGCAACTAAATGGTTTTTGAAATGAAAGTAAAGAACATAAAATAGTAGTGGGAGCCTGAGAAAATCCAAATGATTTAATCTCTACAGAAACACTAACAGAGtgggagggagagtgagagagagcgacaaggagagagagggagggagagagggttgAGGAAAGACAAACAAAGGCCCTTTGAAAAAGTGGTTAGTACCAATATTGACCATCGTGgttcagaaaacacacacgCCGAACTTGGCCTCGGCAATGACAGCGATACAAAGAGCCATCAACACGTTTTATCAGCAAGCTGAATTAGCAACGTCTGCTCGGCTGATTGCTAATGCTCACAACAAGGTGCGACACAACAGACTCCCAAACACACCTacgcacacctacacacactcacacgtaaccgcatatacagtgctgtgaaaaagtatccatccatccatccatccatttctatTGGTCTGATTAACATCCataaattcatccatccatctatctctacCAGCCAggctaacatccatccatctacagtgctgtggaaaaggATTTGCCTatataactggagatcagtctttcacttacttctaggactaggacttactcctatgctttggatcattgtcttgctgcataattcagttgcacttgagtcatgaacagtgaccgttattgatgcaagagaggcctgtaggtgctttgatgttgtctttgactcttttgtgacttgctggatgagtagttgctgtgttcttggaggaattttggaaggtcgtccacttctgggaaggttcactactgtaccaagtttttccatttggagataacggctctcactgtggttctttggagtcacagaacctttgaaatagctttgtaacccttcccagactgatgtatttcaatcaccttcgtcctcatcatttctgggatttctttcaactttatcaTAGTGTGTTAcggggtaagaccttttaaccaactttaagctgttgaaaaagttctatttaagtgttgatgtgattgaacagggtttgcagtaatcaggcctggttgcgtctagtccagctgaaccctattatgaatacagtttcatagatttggggaattagtaacaacagtgggcaaatacattttcacacaggcctgGTTGGTAtaggataacttttttgcttcaataaataacattatcatttaaaaaaaaaaaaaaaaaattattttgtgtttacccAGGTagcctttgttttaatttctgaatcaatttagtatgagatatacacaaaaacagaagaaatcaagatgggggcaaatacattttgtacAGCAATGTACTGTAAATTGGTGCATGCGATTCTAGTCACATATCGGCCTGATTTCACACAAGTATATGAACAAAACTAAATATCAATAACATTGGATTCATCAGAAAAGTATAATTCATCATAATTATAGAGTGACTTTCTCAGATGTAAGATTGCTTACTGAAAAAAGACCCTAACAGGCATTATACAAGTGAGAAGCACATAAACCACCGtataagatgaatgaataaaacatgacagagcATGCTGTGATATGAAAATACCTGATAAGAAAATGATGCATTGTCCTGATGCGACCCAGTGTGAAGCAACgtgagttactgttatcaccctgaagttgattattttcttgtgACAGCACAACCAGAAATTTAAcaatgcttttttatttattaaagaatgacaaagCAAACTTTGTATctgtttatattaacatttaatcTGGTCAGAAGGGGGTTGATTTCTTTTCCATAAAAGCAGCTTTGAccgttgttattattgtttctatagtaacaattgtttctctctctctctctctctctctctctctctgtcatgtaAATAGCGGGAAAATGACTAAAACtacgattcccatcagccactgcacctagtCACGTCTGGttcacctgattcacatttgtCTCATTAGCACGTACGTATAAATAGTCTCGTTCTGCATTGCACCAGTTGTCTTGCATTGTTTTGGTTTATCCTTCTGTCTCACGTCATTCTAGTCCTGGTTCTtgtaagtcttttttttttttatgttttgtttgtacttCAAATATTTGAAGTtacagtaggggaaataagtCTTGAGCACGTCAACATTTTGTTTCAGTAagtatatttccagtgaggttgtTCAAATGAAATTTATACCAGACATCATTAtttactcaagaaatccgcaaatataaagtccataaataaagtcatgtgtaataaagtggagtgACACAGggcaaaagtattgaacacgctaagaaaaagcagttttcaaggaaccagctgaaatccgtaagtagttagaatgtaattatacctcctatctgtgaaaagtaatatcagctgggttagtaaattgatgggtTGTgcaaaggcttttcattaccgaggtgtcacacaagaaatatctcatgatgggtaaaatcaaagagctctcccaagaccttcacaactttattgttgcgaaacatattgatggaatcagatacagacgtatttcaaagcttctgaatcctccagtaagcacaaCTGgag
The genomic region above belongs to Ictalurus punctatus breed USDA103 chromosome 14, Coco_2.0, whole genome shotgun sequence and contains:
- the LOC128634946 gene encoding sperm protamine P1-like, which gives rise to MEREKEGRRKGDGKGEGREMEREKEGRWKGRRKGEGKGEGRGMEREKEVRWKGRRKGDGKGEGREMEREKEGRRKGRRKGDGKGEGREKEMEKEREKEGRWKGRRKGEGKEKEREKEGRRK